In a genomic window of Rhinoderma darwinii isolate aRhiDar2 chromosome 10, aRhiDar2.hap1, whole genome shotgun sequence:
- the CD79A gene encoding B-cell antigen receptor complex-associated protein alpha chain isoform X2 — protein sequence MPLKAPHLIWTTPTMMFLILLPVPSWGLEMQWVPTSVSVFLGEDTTIPCNFDREPNESVKVSWVLIYRIVNATNNMSFLQTIQKNVSHTTQNLTIRNAKKHDSGLYRCSVTVGQETRNSCGTYLRVKEPASFLFFNVAEATKNRLITAEGIILLLCAIIPGTFLLYKRYQQADVNKRIWEAYSTAGKAIHNDYTSLTAVELLAIQGVHRTI from the exons ATGCCACTGAAAGCACCGCACCTGATTTGGACTACACCTACAATGATGTTCCTGATTCTTCTTCCAG TTCCATCTTGGGGTCTGGAGATGCAGTGGGTACCCACCTCAGTATCCGTATTCCTTGGAGAGGACACTACGATTCCGTGCAACTTCGACAGGGAGCCCAATGAGAGTGTAAAAGTCTCCTGGGTCCTGATCTACAGAATAGTGAACGCAACAAACAACATGTCATTCTTGCAAACAATACAGAAAAATGTATCACACACCACGCAAAACCTGACCATCCGTAATGCAAAGAAACACGACAGTGGGCTCTATCGGTGTAgtgtgactgtaggacaggaaacCCGTAACTCCTGTGGAACCTACCTGAGAGTAAAGG AACCTGCTTCTTTCCTGTTCTTTAATGTTGCCGAAGCGACAAAAAACAGACTCATTACTGCGGAAGGAATCATACTGCTCCTCTGTGCTATCATCCCTGGGACCTTCCTCCTGTATAAG CGATATCAACAAGCTGATGTCAACAAGCGTATTTGGGAAGCTTATTCCACGGCAGGCAAGGCCATCCATAATGATTACACGTCATTGACTGCTGTAGAGCTGTTGGCAATTCAAGGGGTACATAGAACAATCTAG
- the CD79A gene encoding B-cell antigen receptor complex-associated protein alpha chain isoform X1, whose translation MPLKAPHLIWTTPTMMFLILLPVPSWGLEMQWVPTSVSVFLGEDTTIPCNFDREPNESVKVSWVLIYRIVNATNNMSFLQTIQKNVSHTTQNLTIRNAKKHDSGLYRCSVTVGQETRNSCGTYLRVKEPASFLFFNVAEATKNRLITAEGIILLLCAIIPGTFLLYKKRLENLNSMSLKEAEGENLYEGLNLEDCSMYEDISRGLQATYEDVGTLRASAIQLEKP comes from the exons ATGCCACTGAAAGCACCGCACCTGATTTGGACTACACCTACAATGATGTTCCTGATTCTTCTTCCAG TTCCATCTTGGGGTCTGGAGATGCAGTGGGTACCCACCTCAGTATCCGTATTCCTTGGAGAGGACACTACGATTCCGTGCAACTTCGACAGGGAGCCCAATGAGAGTGTAAAAGTCTCCTGGGTCCTGATCTACAGAATAGTGAACGCAACAAACAACATGTCATTCTTGCAAACAATACAGAAAAATGTATCACACACCACGCAAAACCTGACCATCCGTAATGCAAAGAAACACGACAGTGGGCTCTATCGGTGTAgtgtgactgtaggacaggaaacCCGTAACTCCTGTGGAACCTACCTGAGAGTAAAGG AACCTGCTTCTTTCCTGTTCTTTAATGTTGCCGAAGCGACAAAAAACAGACTCATTACTGCGGAAGGAATCATACTGCTCCTCTGTGCTATCATCCCTGGGACCTTCCTCCTGTATAAG AAACGTTTGGAAAATCTGAACTCAATGTCTTTAAAAGAAGCGGAAGGAGAGAATTTGTACGAG GGACTAAACTTAGAGGACTGTTCAATGTATGAAGACATCTCCCGTGGTCTACAGGCCACATATGAAGATGTGGGCACCTTGCGAGCATCAGCCATTCAGTTGGAGAAACCTTGA